The proteins below come from a single Drosophila miranda strain MSH22 chromosome Y unlocalized genomic scaffold, D.miranda_PacBio2.1 Contig_Y1_pilon, whole genome shotgun sequence genomic window:
- the LOC117189825 gene encoding uncharacterized protein LOC117189825 isoform X1 — MDIESDSDTSERWEDFFGSTTELAPSLLGIYDTLTNSLAASAGVAAPTATHETKSQAQAQLQLKAQAKTNISSGESTSKRSNSSSSNSSTSSGTSVSTSDDQSASYSLTASSPQLAASVRAPPLVVAGLQDEPDGAQLSRLVVHRRQELGSSNSSLASSGSRRGSNIRILSANVHRIITHSDAEPVDAIDIEALQQPQPQQSQSSPQLSQRSPRQGRYVKTSSGSGGGHPPVATCTPKPKLSHIPLSKTTGKLFTQGGHELPTFDASNEYVNSLTFAASEKARKSHPATPSDDDRTPTNKSVPGTPFHFDGNPFSPRKLTLPRYEFQQSIKLIEMEQLAATSVQLQHARPATPGTPTTPSTPSTPAAPLRPKEFVCSEPLSPVELVDTINFDLVAQHIERLTLADLGANEGPNAELIEAVNKPLISKPLVRSSSAACASTITSSPLLTYARTKSLSAKASTLGAGVPLKLPTAEQLAELEEANKLSAESLDRLTDIKPKFAARLNNRPLSSSSICSTSSSSSSGSDQLLHGKHAATSYLASVESLAESENELGDPHHHHPHHTVSMSVLERASLEIIDSERSFVEDLGQVIKGYLLDWKERACLRVNELQILFVNIEEIYEFNSMLLQRLINSGMEPGRIARCFIDLRDGFDVYTTYCTSYPEAISLLTKLLQATHTNALLASTQKMLQHRLPLGSYLLKPVQRILKYHLLLDSLRKHCDVKEVAEAYVIMRQVAHNIDQVKRKQEQQSRVKELSGILDGWLGPELTVLGELRQEGLLMEQHNKSRLVLLFATMLIITKQKEDGRLQFKTYIHQNNLMLSEHLPGEPTSFYVIPFDEPRNQIKLTARNRDQKRIWTQHIKGVMLEKLDIPMRAKELVFQLGNEEDRTPDRSLWKWSLHSSSNSTPTYLERRNACRRSEIRQRNSKGKRKTVSNSTSFDSSFNESLELDQNQNQNQSEEQESKASKPSKPLSRNNSLDDTALQKLADAMRYRKRDGSGKEVTKSPAKKACKCRQEDHADQADQCLCILCDQRSRSAKSQSPVFSYKALKERSKSVPRIGGFSLDEEAEQDQEQDDDSAASLRGSKPDLSERKAKAKGFFEVKQYNNKTMPKRIATLKKQRTNSKSCSKFYMDLSEFDNSSSTVLKITESTEELRPEQDIELAKEAETLNEPTSDVVDHGHDQYYSNQELLSPAEKSKRDAQIVLDLLKNTKEFERIYNKLQKRRESPVSPVSPLSPSQDLNRVPALPPRPPSRSPPPLELEDQAKRRAELEEPIYETLLRSVHVPYKFSPVLGRAKSAQMLKKRSTTTSAAPRPESDYVTLVYSLEGVLQRVGEEAVQRDSCGSDATCSSSSSGSTLKRDSQNTVINLCLEDQAALYARPIPKNLMKRGNGEGGPGHENVSNSESSLLPRALKSIDSLTLAFGRSNHPPERRVSDVSEMCRQSVLHRQGSEALGERMAHVDYVDPKTLFSLMAMVSSERDSVFSLTSSSSDSMCEQQRKRSVAEPPPTNFEYEHQVEDSLENDFRDSAIYSDDNEKRSGDYDLRRPSSPPPPPPLGPRPTPPPQIAPKPSKDAVHELLSQAHQQSLKRGVVVCQAASRSWVLQQIENFNK; from the exons GTAGCACCACAGAGCTGGCACCTTCGCTGCTGGGCATCTACGACACATTGACGAACAGCCTGGCTGCCAGCGCGGGCGTGGCAGCTCCAACTGCGACACACGAGACCAAGAGCCAGGCACAGGCCCAGCTCCAGCTCAAGGCGCAGGCCAAGACGAACATCAGCAGTGGCGAATCGACGTCCAAgaggagcaacagcagcagcagcaacagctccaCATCGAGCGgcacgagtgtctccaccagCGATGATCAATCGGCCAGCTACTCGCTAACTGCCTCCAGCCCTCAGCTTGCAGCCAGCGTCCGTGCCCCGCCCCTGGTGGTGGCTGGTCTGCAGGACGAACCGGATGGGGCACAGTTGAGCCGCCTGGTGGTGCATCGGCGACAGGAGctaggcagcagcaacagcagcctcGCCTCGAGCGGCAGCCGACGCGGCAGCAACATTCGCATCCTCTCGGCCAACGTGCACCGCATCATCACGCACTCGGACGCCGAGCCCGTGGATGCCATTGACATTGAGGCactgcagcagccgcagccgcagcagtcGCAATCATCCCCGCAGCTATCCCAAAGAAGTCCCAGGCAGGGACGCTACGTCAAGACGAGCAGCGGCAGTGGAGGAGGCCATCCGCCAGTGGCCACGTGTACGCCCAAGCCAAAGCTTTCCCACATCCCCCTGTCCAAGACCACGGGCAAGCTGTTCACGCAAGGGGGCCACGAACTGCCCACCTTCGACGCTAGCAACGAGTACGTCAACTCCCTGACCTTTGCCGCCTCGGAGAAGGCGCGAAAATCACATCCGGCGACACCGTCGGACGACGACAGAACCCCCACGAACAAGAGCGTCCCCGGAACCCCGTTCCACTTTGATGGAAATCCCTTTTCGCCGCGCAAACTGACGCTTCCCCGCTACGAGTTCCAGCAGAGCATCAAGCTGATCGAGATGGAGCAGCTCGCGGCCACCAGTGTACAGCTGCAGCACGCCCGGCCAGCCACCCCAGGCACACCAACCACCCCCTCCACCCCCTCCACGCCGGCCGCCCCTCTGCGGCCCAAGGAGTTTGTGTGCAGCGAGCCCCTCAGCCCCGTGGAGCTGGTGGACACCATTAACTTTGACCTGGTTGCCCAGCACATCGAGCGTCTCACTCTGGCCGATCTGGGGGCCAACGAGGGGCCGAATGCGGAGCTGATCGAGGCCGTTAACAAGCCTCTGATCAGCAAGCCGCTGGTGAGAAGCTCCTCGGCCGCCTGTGCATCAACGATCACCAGCTCCCCGCTGCTGACCTACGCCCGCACCAAGAGCCTCAGTGCCAAGGCCTCGACCCTGGGCGCGGGAGTGCCCCTGAAGCTGCCCACGGCCGAGCAGCTGGCGGAGCTGGAGGAGGCCAATAAGCTGTCGGCGGAGAGCCTGGACCGCCTCACAGACATCAAGCCAAAGTTTGCCGCACGCCTCAACAACCGCCCGCTGTCGTCCTCCTCCATCTGCTCCACCTCGTCCAGCTCCAGTTCGGGATCCGATCAGCTGCTCCACGGGAAGCACGCTGCCACCTCGTATCTGGCGAGTGTCGAGAGTCTGGCGGAGAGCGAGAACGAGCTAGGGGATCCCCACCACCATCATCCGCACCACACGGTCTCAATGAGTGTCCTGGAGCGGGCTAGCCTGGAGATCATCGACTCGGAGCGCAGCTTTGTCGAGGACCTCGGTCAGGTCATCAAGGG ATACCTGCTGGATTGGAAGGAGCGTGCCTGTCTGCGTGTGAACGAATTGCAAATACTCTTTGTCAACATTGAAGAGATTTACGAATTCAACTCGATGCTGCTGCAGCGACTGATCAACTCTGGGATGGAGCCGGGCAGGATCGCCAGATGCTTCATAGATCTGCGCGATGGCTTTGATGTGTATACAACATATTG CACCAGCTACCCGGAAGCCATCTCGCTGCTGACCAAGCTGCTCCAGGCAACGCACACGAACGCCCTGCTGGCCTCCACGCAGAAGATGTTGCAGCACCGTCTGCCCCTGGGCTCCTATCTTTTAAAGCCAGTGCAGCGCATCTTGAAGTACCATCTGCTCCTCGAC AGCCTGCGCAAGCACTGCGATGTCAAGGAGGTGGCCGAGGCCTATGTGATCATGCGCCAGGTGGCGCACAACATTGACCAGGTGAAGCGcaagcaggagcagcagagcCGCGTCAAGGAGCTGTCCGGCATACTGGACGGCTGGCTGGGTCCGG AGCTGACCGTTTTGGGGGAGCTGCGCCAGGAGGGCCTCCTAATGGAGCAGCACAACAAGTCGCGTCTTGTGCTGCTCTTCGCCACCATGCTGATCATCACCAAGCAGAAGGAGGACGGACGTCTGCAGTTCAAGACCTACATACAC CAAAACAATCTGATGCTGAGCGAACACTTGCCCGGGGAGCCGACCAGCTTCTACGTCATACCCTTCGATGAGCCGCGCAATCAAATCAAGCTGACGGCCAGAAATCGTGACCAGAAGCGTATCTGGACGCAGCACATTAAAGGTGTCATGCTGGAGAAGCTTGACATACCCATGCGAGCCAAGGAGCTCGTCTTTCAGCTGGGTAACGAGGAAG ATCGCACGCCGGACCGCAGCTTATGGAAGTGGAGTCTCCACTCCAGCAGCAACTCCACGCCCACGTATCTGGAGCGTCGCAACGCCTGTCGGCGAAGCGAGATCCGCCAGCGCAACTCCAAGGGCAAGCGCAAGACGGTGAGCAATTCCACCTCCTTCGATAGCTCTTTCAACGAGTCCCTGGAGCTggaccaaaaccaaaaccagaaCCAGAGCGAGGAGCAGGAGTCCAAGGCCTCCAAGCCCTCCAAGCCGCTGTCACGCAACAACAGCCTGGACGACACGGCCCTGCAGAAGCTGGCCGACGCGATGCGGTATCGCAAGCGAGATGGATCTGGAAAGGAGGTGACCAAGTCTCCGGCAAAGAAGGCGTGCAAGTGCCGGCAGGAGGATCATGCGGATCAGGCGGACCAGTGTCTTTGCATTCTGTGCGATCAACGTAGTCGCAGCGCCAAGTCGCAGTCGCCAGTCTTTAGCTACAAGGCGCTCAAGGAACGCAGCAAGTCCGTGCCACGCATCGGCGGATTCAGCCTGGACGAAGAGGCAGAGCAGGATCAGGAGCAGGACGATGACAGCGCCGCCTCCTTGCGGGGCAGCAAGCCCGATCTGAGCGAACGCAAGGCCAAGGCCAAGGGCTTCTTCGAGGTGAAGCAATACAACAACAAGACAATGCCCAAGCGGATAGCCACACTCAAGAAGCAGCGCACCAACAGCAAGAGCTGCTCCAAGTTCTACATGGATCTCAGCGAATTCGACAACAGCAGTTCCACCGTCCTCAAAATAACCGAGTCCACGGAGGAGCTGCGGCCAGAGCAGGACATAGAACTGGCCAAGGAGGCAGAGACGTTAAACGAGCCAACGTCCGATGTGGTGGACCACGGTCACGATCAGTATTACAGCAACCAGGAACTGCTGTCGCCGGCGGAGAAGTCCAAGCGTGATGCCCAGATTGTGCTCGATCTTCTCAAGAACACCAAGGAGTTCGAGCGCATCTACAACAAGCTGCAAAAGCGACGCGAGAGTCCTGTCAGCCCCGTCAGTCCATTGTCCCCCAGCCAGGATCTCAATCGAGTGCCTGCCCTACCGCCACGGCCACCATCTCGCTCCCCTCCGCCGCTGGAGCTGGAGGATCAAGCCAAGCGACGGGCCGAGCTCGAGGAGCCCATCTACGAAACCTTGCTACGCAGCGTCCATGTCCCGTACAAGTTCTCCCCCGTCCTAGGTCGCGCCAAGTCCGCCCAAATGCTGAAGAAGCGAAGCACGACAACATCGGCCGCCCCGCGTCCAGAGTCGGATTACGTGACCTTGGTCTACTCGCTGGAGGGCGTGCTCCAGAGGGTGGGCGAGGAGGCAGTGCAACGGGACAGCTGTGGCTCGGATGCCACGTGTTCCAGTTCCTCCTCCGGTTCCACCCTGAAACGGGACAGCCAGAATACGGTGATCAACCTTTGCCTAGAGGATCAGGCAGCCCTCTACGCCCGTCCCATACCAAAGAACCTAATGAAGCGCGGCAACGGAGAGGGAGGCCCAGGCCACGAGAACGTGTCCAATTCGGAGAGCTCCCTGCTGCCGCGTGCCCTCAAGTCCATCGATAGCCTGACCCTGGCCTTTGGCCGCTCCAACCACCCGCCGGAGCGACGTGTCTCCGATGTGAGCGAGATGTGCCGCCAGAGCGTGCTGCATCGGCAGGGCAGCGAGGCGTTGGGCGAGCGAATGGCCCACGTCGACTACGTGGACCCCAAGACCCTGTTCAGCCTGATGGCCATGGTCAGCTCAGAGCGGGACTCTGTCTTCTCGCTGACCTCCTCCTCCAGCGACAGCATGTGCGAGCAGCAGCGCAAGCGGTCCGTGGCGGAGCCGCCGCCCACCAATTTCGAGTACGAGCACCAGGTAGAGGACAGTCTGGAGAATGATTTCCGCGACTCGGCCATCTACAGTGATGACAACGAGAAGCGCAGCGGCGACTACGACCTCAGGAGACCCAGCAGTCCTCCTCCGCCACCACCACTTGGTCCACGACCCACCCCACCACCGCAGATAGCCCCTAAGCCCTCGAAGGATGCCGTGCATGAGCTGCTGTCCCAAGCCCACCAGCAGTCCCTCAAAAGAGGAGTCGTCGTCTGTCAGGCGGCATCGCGCAGCTGGGTCCTCCAGCAGATTGAGAACTTTAACAAGTAG
- the LOC117189825 gene encoding myosin-M heavy chain-like isoform X3, with protein MDIESDSDTSERWEDFFGSTTELAPSLLGIYDTLTNSLAASAGVAAPTATHETKSQAQAQLQLKAQAKTNISSGESTSKRSNSSSSNSSTSSGTSVSTSDDQSASYSLTASSPQLAASVRAPPLVVAGLQDEPDGAQLSRLVVHRRQELGSSNSSLASSGSRRGSNIRILSANVHRIITHSDAEPVDAIDIEALQQPQPQQSQSSPQLSQRSPRQGRYVKTSSGSGGGHPPVATCTPKPKLSHIPLSKTTGKLFTQGGHELPTFDASNEYVNSLTFAASEKARKSHPATPSDDDRTPTNKSVPGTPFHFDGNPFSPRKLTLPRYEFQQSIKLIEMEQLAATSVQLQHARPATPGTPTTPSTPSTPAAPLRPKEFVCSEPLSPVELVDTINFDLVAQHIERLTLADLGANEGPNAELIEAVNKPLISKPLVRSSSAACASTITSSPLLTYARTKSLSAKASTLGAGVPLKLPTAEQLAELEEANKLSAESLDRLTDIKPKFAARLNNRPLSSSSICSTSSSSSSGSDQLLHGKHAATSYLASVESLAESENELGDPHHHHPHHTVSMSVLERASLEIIDSERSFVEDLGQVIKGYLLDWKERACLRVNELQILFVNIEEIYEFNSMLLQRLINSGMEPGRIARCFIDLRDGFDVYTTYCTSYPEAISLLTKLLQATHTNALLASTQKMLQHRLPLGSYLLKPVQRILKYHLLLDSLRKHCDVKEVAEAYVIMRQVAHNIDQVKRKQEQQSRVKELSGILDGWLGPELTVLGELRQEGLLMEQHNKSRLVLLFATMLIITKQKEDGRLQFKTYIHQNNLMLSEHLPGEPTSFYVIPFDEPRNQIKLTARNRDQKRIWTQHIKGVMLEKLDIPMRAKELVFQLGNEEVLPVMHSKTKHPKTKKRKL; from the exons GTAGCACCACAGAGCTGGCACCTTCGCTGCTGGGCATCTACGACACATTGACGAACAGCCTGGCTGCCAGCGCGGGCGTGGCAGCTCCAACTGCGACACACGAGACCAAGAGCCAGGCACAGGCCCAGCTCCAGCTCAAGGCGCAGGCCAAGACGAACATCAGCAGTGGCGAATCGACGTCCAAgaggagcaacagcagcagcagcaacagctccaCATCGAGCGgcacgagtgtctccaccagCGATGATCAATCGGCCAGCTACTCGCTAACTGCCTCCAGCCCTCAGCTTGCAGCCAGCGTCCGTGCCCCGCCCCTGGTGGTGGCTGGTCTGCAGGACGAACCGGATGGGGCACAGTTGAGCCGCCTGGTGGTGCATCGGCGACAGGAGctaggcagcagcaacagcagcctcGCCTCGAGCGGCAGCCGACGCGGCAGCAACATTCGCATCCTCTCGGCCAACGTGCACCGCATCATCACGCACTCGGACGCCGAGCCCGTGGATGCCATTGACATTGAGGCactgcagcagccgcagccgcagcagtcGCAATCATCCCCGCAGCTATCCCAAAGAAGTCCCAGGCAGGGACGCTACGTCAAGACGAGCAGCGGCAGTGGAGGAGGCCATCCGCCAGTGGCCACGTGTACGCCCAAGCCAAAGCTTTCCCACATCCCCCTGTCCAAGACCACGGGCAAGCTGTTCACGCAAGGGGGCCACGAACTGCCCACCTTCGACGCTAGCAACGAGTACGTCAACTCCCTGACCTTTGCCGCCTCGGAGAAGGCGCGAAAATCACATCCGGCGACACCGTCGGACGACGACAGAACCCCCACGAACAAGAGCGTCCCCGGAACCCCGTTCCACTTTGATGGAAATCCCTTTTCGCCGCGCAAACTGACGCTTCCCCGCTACGAGTTCCAGCAGAGCATCAAGCTGATCGAGATGGAGCAGCTCGCGGCCACCAGTGTACAGCTGCAGCACGCCCGGCCAGCCACCCCAGGCACACCAACCACCCCCTCCACCCCCTCCACGCCGGCCGCCCCTCTGCGGCCCAAGGAGTTTGTGTGCAGCGAGCCCCTCAGCCCCGTGGAGCTGGTGGACACCATTAACTTTGACCTGGTTGCCCAGCACATCGAGCGTCTCACTCTGGCCGATCTGGGGGCCAACGAGGGGCCGAATGCGGAGCTGATCGAGGCCGTTAACAAGCCTCTGATCAGCAAGCCGCTGGTGAGAAGCTCCTCGGCCGCCTGTGCATCAACGATCACCAGCTCCCCGCTGCTGACCTACGCCCGCACCAAGAGCCTCAGTGCCAAGGCCTCGACCCTGGGCGCGGGAGTGCCCCTGAAGCTGCCCACGGCCGAGCAGCTGGCGGAGCTGGAGGAGGCCAATAAGCTGTCGGCGGAGAGCCTGGACCGCCTCACAGACATCAAGCCAAAGTTTGCCGCACGCCTCAACAACCGCCCGCTGTCGTCCTCCTCCATCTGCTCCACCTCGTCCAGCTCCAGTTCGGGATCCGATCAGCTGCTCCACGGGAAGCACGCTGCCACCTCGTATCTGGCGAGTGTCGAGAGTCTGGCGGAGAGCGAGAACGAGCTAGGGGATCCCCACCACCATCATCCGCACCACACGGTCTCAATGAGTGTCCTGGAGCGGGCTAGCCTGGAGATCATCGACTCGGAGCGCAGCTTTGTCGAGGACCTCGGTCAGGTCATCAAGGG ATACCTGCTGGATTGGAAGGAGCGTGCCTGTCTGCGTGTGAACGAATTGCAAATACTCTTTGTCAACATTGAAGAGATTTACGAATTCAACTCGATGCTGCTGCAGCGACTGATCAACTCTGGGATGGAGCCGGGCAGGATCGCCAGATGCTTCATAGATCTGCGCGATGGCTTTGATGTGTATACAACATATTG CACCAGCTACCCGGAAGCCATCTCGCTGCTGACCAAGCTGCTCCAGGCAACGCACACGAACGCCCTGCTGGCCTCCACGCAGAAGATGTTGCAGCACCGTCTGCCCCTGGGCTCCTATCTTTTAAAGCCAGTGCAGCGCATCTTGAAGTACCATCTGCTCCTCGAC AGCCTGCGCAAGCACTGCGATGTCAAGGAGGTGGCCGAGGCCTATGTGATCATGCGCCAGGTGGCGCACAACATTGACCAGGTGAAGCGcaagcaggagcagcagagcCGCGTCAAGGAGCTGTCCGGCATACTGGACGGCTGGCTGGGTCCGG AGCTGACCGTTTTGGGGGAGCTGCGCCAGGAGGGCCTCCTAATGGAGCAGCACAACAAGTCGCGTCTTGTGCTGCTCTTCGCCACCATGCTGATCATCACCAAGCAGAAGGAGGACGGACGTCTGCAGTTCAAGACCTACATACAC CAAAACAATCTGATGCTGAGCGAACACTTGCCCGGGGAGCCGACCAGCTTCTACGTCATACCCTTCGATGAGCCGCGCAATCAAATCAAGCTGACGGCCAGAAATCGTGACCAGAAGCGTATCTGGACGCAGCACATTAAAGGTGTCATGCTGGAGAAGCTTGACATACCCATGCGAGCCAAGGAGCTCGTCTTTCAGCTGGGTAACGAGGAAG TACTACCAGTGATGCATTCTAAAACTAAACATCCCAAAACAAAGAAACGAAAACTTTGA